One window of the Mycobacterium sp. SVM_VP21 genome contains the following:
- a CDS encoding YqgE/AlgH family protein, giving the protein MAQPEDPEDYVAPAAHRVRAGTLLLANTDLLEPTFRRTVIYVVEHNDGGTLGVVLNRPSETAVYNVLPQWSELAAKPKTMFIGGPVKRDAALCVGLLRVGAEPHGVPGLRHIDGRLVMVDLDADPETIAPHVEGVRVFAGYAGWTIGQLEGEIERDDWIVLSALPSDVMVPPRVDLWGRALRRQPWPTALLATHPIDISRN; this is encoded by the coding sequence ATGGCCCAACCCGAAGACCCCGAGGACTATGTCGCGCCCGCTGCGCATCGGGTACGGGCTGGCACGCTGCTGTTGGCCAACACCGATCTGCTCGAGCCCACGTTTCGTCGCACCGTGATCTACGTGGTCGAGCACAACGACGGTGGAACCTTGGGCGTGGTGCTCAACCGCCCCAGTGAGACTGCTGTCTACAACGTGCTGCCGCAGTGGTCCGAGCTGGCCGCGAAACCCAAAACGATGTTCATCGGTGGCCCGGTGAAACGTGACGCCGCCCTGTGCGTCGGGCTGTTGCGGGTCGGCGCCGAGCCCCACGGTGTGCCCGGCCTGCGGCACATCGACGGCCGGCTGGTGATGGTCGATCTCGATGCGGATCCCGAGACCATCGCGCCGCATGTGGAGGGTGTGCGGGTCTTCGCCGGCTATGCCGGTTGGACCATCGGCCAGCTCGAGGGCGAGATCGAGCGCGATGACTGGATCGTGCTCTCGGCGCTCCCGTCGGATGTGATGGTGCCGCCGCGAGTCGACCTGTGGGGACGAGCGCTGCGTCGGCAGCCGTGGCCCACCGCGCTGCTGGCCACCCACCCGATCGACATCAGCCGCAACTGA
- a CDS encoding MFS transporter yields the protein MDNRAPATVWRSARGLPEFRRLLELRAASQFGDGLFQAGLAGALLFNPDRAASPWAIAGAFAVLFLPYSVLGPFAGALLDRWDRRQVMVVANVARLVLVLGIAALLAVGTGDLPVLCAALIANGFTRFIASGLSAALPHVVPREQVVTMNAVAIAIGAVAAFLGANFMLLPRWLIGADDRGAASIIAAVAIPVAIALVLSLRFEAHVLGPDDTKRAIHGSVLYAVTTGWMHGIRTVRDRPTVAATLSGLAAHRMAFGINTLVVLVLVRHVGEHTVSGLGTTALFVASAGAGSFLATVLTPPAVHRWGRYATTNGALAAAAIIQLAAVGLYLPVLVLCGFLLGVAGQVVKLCADTAMQIDVDDALRGHVFAVQDSLFWVSFIVAVAGAAALIPPDGQAPSLIVAGTLLYLVGLAGHAFIGRRREPVGLKYEHGRN from the coding sequence GTGGACAACCGCGCACCCGCGACAGTGTGGCGGTCGGCGCGCGGCCTGCCGGAGTTCCGCAGACTGCTGGAACTGCGGGCCGCCAGCCAATTCGGCGACGGCCTGTTCCAAGCCGGGCTGGCCGGAGCGCTGCTGTTCAACCCGGACCGAGCCGCCTCCCCGTGGGCGATCGCGGGTGCTTTCGCCGTGCTGTTCCTGCCGTATTCGGTGCTGGGCCCGTTCGCTGGCGCGCTGCTGGACCGCTGGGATCGACGACAGGTGATGGTGGTGGCCAACGTCGCCCGGCTGGTGCTGGTACTCGGGATCGCGGCGCTGCTGGCTGTCGGTACCGGTGATCTGCCGGTGCTGTGCGCGGCCCTGATCGCCAACGGCTTCACCCGGTTCATCGCCTCCGGGCTGTCGGCGGCACTGCCACACGTGGTGCCGCGCGAGCAGGTCGTGACGATGAACGCCGTGGCGATCGCCATCGGTGCGGTGGCCGCCTTTTTGGGCGCCAACTTCATGCTGCTGCCGCGCTGGCTGATCGGTGCCGACGACCGCGGTGCGGCGTCGATCATCGCGGCCGTAGCCATCCCGGTCGCGATCGCCCTGGTGCTCTCGCTGCGCTTCGAAGCCCACGTGCTCGGTCCGGACGACACCAAGCGGGCGATCCACGGCTCGGTGCTCTATGCGGTGACGACGGGCTGGATGCACGGCATCCGGACGGTGCGCGACCGGCCCACCGTGGCCGCCACCCTGTCCGGACTGGCCGCGCACCGGATGGCCTTCGGTATCAACACGTTGGTGGTGCTGGTGCTGGTTCGGCACGTCGGCGAGCACACGGTGTCCGGCCTGGGCACCACGGCGTTGTTCGTCGCCTCGGCCGGCGCCGGGTCATTTCTGGCCACCGTGCTGACCCCGCCGGCGGTGCACCGCTGGGGCCGCTACGCCACCACCAACGGCGCCCTGGCGGCGGCTGCCATCATCCAACTGGCCGCCGTCGGGCTGTACCTTCCGGTGCTGGTGTTGTGCGGATTCCTGCTCGGAGTCGCCGGGCAGGTGGTCAAGCTCTGCGCCGACACCGCCATGCAGATCGACGTCGACGACGCCCTGCGCGGACACGTCTTTGCGGTACAGGATTCGCTGTTTTGGGTGTCGTTCATTGTCGCTGTGGCCGGCGCCGCGGCGCTGATTCCCCCCGACGGGCAGGCGCCGTCGCTGATTGTGGCCGGGACCCTGCTGTACCTGGTCGGTTTGGCCGGTCACGCGTTCATCGGGCGGCGCCGCGAACCGGTGGGCCTAAAGTACGAGCATGGCCGAAACTGA
- a CDS encoding TIGR03084 family metal-binding protein, with protein sequence MAETESIVADLSAESDELDALVAPLADSQWGTPTPAAGWSIAHQIGHLLWTDRVSLTAITDEAGFAAALADAMKDPAGFVDAAAADLAQLPPAELLADWRSTRAKLHQELLGVADGRKLPWFGPPMSAASMATARLMETWAHGLDVADALGVRRRPTARLRSIAHLGVRTRDFAFTVHNLAPPTEPFHVELHAPGGGVWAWGPVNAEQRVTGTAEDFCFLVTQRRALADLDVTAHGDDAQRWLEIAQAFAGPPGRGR encoded by the coding sequence ATGGCCGAAACTGAATCGATCGTCGCCGATCTGAGCGCCGAAAGCGACGAGCTCGACGCCCTGGTGGCCCCGCTTGCCGACAGTCAGTGGGGCACGCCCACGCCGGCGGCGGGCTGGTCGATCGCTCATCAGATCGGTCATCTGCTGTGGACCGATCGGGTGTCGCTGACCGCCATCACCGACGAGGCGGGTTTTGCTGCCGCACTCGCCGACGCGATGAAGGATCCGGCCGGATTCGTCGACGCCGCCGCCGCCGATCTGGCCCAGCTGCCGCCGGCCGAGCTGTTGGCCGACTGGCGCTCGACCCGCGCGAAGCTGCACCAGGAGCTGCTCGGTGTGGCTGACGGTCGCAAGCTGCCGTGGTTCGGTCCGCCGATGAGCGCGGCCTCGATGGCCACTGCTCGGCTGATGGAGACCTGGGCGCATGGCCTGGACGTGGCCGACGCGCTCGGGGTGCGCCGGCGCCCCACGGCGCGGTTGCGCTCGATCGCCCATCTGGGGGTGCGGACTCGGGATTTCGCCTTCACCGTGCACAACCTGGCCCCGCCGACGGAACCGTTTCACGTGGAACTTCACGCTCCCGGGGGCGGAGTGTGGGCATGGGGCCCGGTGAACGCCGAACAGCGGGTGACCGGAACAGCCGAGGACTTCTGCTTTTTGGTGACGCAGCGGCGTGCGCTGGCCGACCTGGACGTCACCGCCCACGGTGACGACGCGCAGCGTTGGTTGGAGATCGCCCAAGCCTTCGCGGGGCCTCCCGGCCGGGGGCGCTGA
- a CDS encoding pullulanase — MDYCLGDGDGAATMWTGTPDLDLDGDGLADAVSLDFDGDGLRDDALADLDGDGVADHLLLDVDDDGTPEASFIDDGSGTWGQGATAGSADRSGGLRWLGLDDVEHTGGPLVDFDGDGRVNDRLLDSDGDGRADRVLIGSEPGRYGAAYVDTDGDGRWNVKLTDADGDGAADGATVL, encoded by the coding sequence ATGGACTACTGCCTGGGCGACGGGGACGGTGCGGCCACCATGTGGACCGGCACTCCGGACTTGGATCTTGACGGGGACGGATTGGCCGATGCCGTCAGCCTCGATTTCGACGGAGACGGACTGCGCGACGACGCGCTGGCGGATCTTGATGGGGACGGGGTAGCCGACCACCTCCTGCTGGACGTCGACGACGACGGCACCCCGGAGGCCTCCTTCATCGATGACGGCTCCGGCACCTGGGGACAGGGCGCCACGGCGGGCTCGGCAGATCGATCGGGCGGGCTGCGCTGGCTGGGGCTTGACGACGTCGAGCACACCGGCGGTCCGCTGGTGGATTTCGACGGTGACGGGCGGGTCAACGACCGGCTGCTGGACTCCGACGGCGACGGGCGGGCCGATCGGGTGCTGATCGGCAGTGAGCCGGGCCGCTACGGCGCGGCCTACGTCGACACCGACGGTGACGGACGGTGGAACGTCAAGCTCACCGACGCCGATGGTGACGGTGCCGCCGATGGCGCCACCGTGCTGTGA
- a CDS encoding CCA tRNA nucleotidyltransferase, whose translation MPEAHQDADLLTTAAVALNRHAELLRSLGAMFAEAGQEIYLVGGSVRDALLGRPSPDLDFTTDARPEQVQRILRGRTEAMWDTGIEFGTVGATLVGQRVEITTFRADKYDQVSRNPEVRFGDSLDEDLVRRDFTANAMAVRITAAGPGEFLDPLGGLAALREGVLDTPTAPQVSFGDDPLRMLRAARFVSQLGFTVAPRVRAAIEDMAPELARITAERVAAELDKLLVGADPVAGLDLMVATGMGDVVLPEVGGMRMAIDEHHQHKDVYQHSLTVLRQAIDLEDPGPAGGPDLVLRWAALLHDIGKPATRRHETDGGVSFHHHEVVGAKMVRKRMRALRYSKQMVDDVSQLVYLHLRFHGYGDGKWTDSAVRRYVTDAGPLLARLHKLVRADCTTRNKRRAARLQASYDQLEERIAVLAEQEDLQRVRPDLDGNEIMALLDIPAGPQVGRAWSYLKELRLERGPLTREEATAELLSWWQTQGNR comes from the coding sequence GTGCCTGAAGCCCATCAAGACGCCGACCTGCTGACCACGGCGGCCGTCGCGCTGAATCGGCACGCCGAGTTGCTGCGCAGCCTCGGCGCGATGTTCGCCGAAGCCGGCCAGGAGATCTACCTGGTCGGCGGATCGGTCCGCGACGCACTGTTGGGCCGGCCGAGCCCGGATTTGGATTTCACCACCGACGCGCGCCCCGAACAGGTGCAGCGCATTTTGCGGGGTCGCACCGAAGCGATGTGGGACACCGGTATCGAGTTCGGCACGGTGGGCGCGACGCTGGTGGGGCAACGCGTGGAGATCACCACTTTCCGGGCCGACAAATACGACCAGGTGTCCCGCAATCCCGAAGTGCGCTTCGGGGATTCGCTCGATGAAGATCTGGTACGCCGCGACTTCACCGCCAACGCGATGGCGGTCCGCATCACCGCGGCGGGGCCGGGAGAGTTCCTCGACCCGCTCGGCGGGCTGGCGGCGTTGCGGGAGGGTGTGCTCGACACACCGACCGCACCGCAGGTTTCCTTCGGCGATGACCCGCTTCGGATGTTGCGCGCCGCCCGGTTCGTTTCGCAGCTCGGCTTCACGGTGGCGCCGCGGGTGCGTGCCGCGATCGAGGACATGGCGCCAGAGCTCGCTCGCATCACCGCGGAACGCGTGGCCGCCGAATTGGACAAGCTGCTGGTGGGCGCCGACCCGGTAGCCGGCCTGGATCTGATGGTGGCCACCGGGATGGGTGATGTGGTGCTGCCCGAGGTGGGCGGCATGCGGATGGCGATCGACGAGCATCACCAGCACAAGGACGTCTACCAGCATTCGCTGACCGTGCTGCGTCAGGCGATAGACCTGGAGGATCCTGGGCCCGCAGGTGGTCCCGATTTGGTCCTGCGCTGGGCAGCGTTGCTGCACGACATCGGCAAGCCGGCCACCCGCCGGCACGAAACTGACGGTGGCGTCAGTTTCCACCACCACGAGGTGGTGGGCGCGAAGATGGTCCGGAAGCGGATGCGCGCGCTGCGCTACTCCAAGCAGATGGTCGACGACGTGTCCCAGCTGGTCTACCTGCACCTGCGGTTCCACGGCTACGGCGACGGCAAGTGGACCGACTCGGCGGTGCGGCGCTACGTCACCGACGCGGGGCCCCTGCTGGCACGGCTGCACAAGCTGGTGCGGGCGGACTGCACCACCCGCAACAAGCGGCGCGCGGCTCGTCTGCAGGCCAGCTACGACCAGCTCGAAGAGCGCATCGCCGTCTTGGCCGAGCAGGAAGACCTCCAGCGCGTGCGGCCGGACCTGGATGGCAACGAGATCATGGCGCTGCTCGACATTCCGGCGGGTCCGCAGGTGGGCCGCGCATGGAGCTATCTCAAAGAGCTGCGCCTGGAGCGCGGGCCGTTGACGCGCGAGGAGGCGACGGCCGAGTTGCTGTCGTGGTGGCAGACACAGGGGAACCGATAG
- a CDS encoding NUDIX hydrolase has product MSADGGEANSGRRRRRRRGRRTSGPKINHAESPATEASPSPTATPSRAAQRRPRTARHGPDRLRTVHETSAGGLVVDGIDGPREEQVAALIGRVDRRGRMLWSLPKGHIEVGETAEQTAIREVAEETGVQGSVLAALGSIDYWFVTEGRRVHKTVHHYLMRFSSGELCDDDVEVAEVAWVPIRELPSRLAYADERRLALVADELIDRLQADGPAALPPLPVTAPWRRQQTHSRARRTRAGENSPDPKNGRRLDP; this is encoded by the coding sequence GTGTCGGCCGACGGCGGAGAAGCCAATTCGGGACGGCGCCGCAGGCGGCGTCGTGGTCGACGCACGTCTGGTCCGAAAATCAACCACGCCGAATCCCCGGCCACCGAGGCCAGCCCCAGCCCGACCGCGACTCCGAGTCGGGCGGCTCAGCGGCGGCCCCGGACCGCGCGGCACGGGCCGGATCGGTTGCGCACCGTGCACGAGACCTCCGCGGGTGGGCTGGTCGTCGACGGCATCGACGGCCCGCGCGAAGAGCAGGTCGCGGCACTGATCGGCCGAGTCGACCGACGGGGCAGGATGCTGTGGTCACTGCCCAAAGGACATATCGAAGTCGGTGAGACCGCCGAGCAGACCGCGATTCGCGAGGTCGCGGAAGAAACCGGCGTGCAAGGCAGCGTGCTGGCTGCGCTGGGCAGCATCGACTACTGGTTCGTCACCGAGGGTCGCCGGGTGCACAAGACCGTGCACCACTATCTGATGCGGTTCTCCAGTGGAGAGTTGTGCGACGACGATGTCGAGGTCGCTGAAGTGGCGTGGGTGCCGATCCGGGAGCTGCCGTCCCGCTTGGCGTACGCCGACGAGCGACGGTTGGCGCTGGTCGCCGACGAGTTGATCGACCGGTTGCAGGCCGACGGCCCGGCCGCCCTGCCGCCCCTGCCGGTGACCGCACCCTGGCGACGCCAGCAGACGCATTCCCGCGCCCGCCGTACTCGCGCAGGCGAGAACTCGCCGGACCCGAAGAACGGTCGCAGGCTGGACCCGTGA
- the murJ gene encoding murein biosynthesis integral membrane protein MurJ, with protein sequence MSTPAQQPARPELSDAAVVSRSWGMALATLVSRITGFIRVVLLAAILGAALSSAFSVANQLPNQIAALVLEATFTAIFVPVLARAERDDADGGAAFVRRLVTLATALLLATTVISVAAAPMLVRLMLGGDPQVNKPLTIAFAYLLLPQVICYGLSSVFMAILNTRNIFGAPAWAPVVNNVVAIATLVAYLLVPGELSVDPVRMGNAKLLVLGLGTTAGVVAQTAVLLVAIRRERISLRPLWGIDDRLKRFGTMASAMVLYVLISQVGLVVTNQIASTAAASGPAIYYYAWLLLQLPFGMIGVTVLTVVMPRLSRNAAAGDDPAVLADLSLATRLMMITLIPIVALMTVGGPAIGSALFAYGNFGNVDAGFLGAAVAMSAFTLIPYAMVLLQLRVFYAREQPWTPIAIIVVITAVKILASVAAPHLTDNPDLVAAYLGLANGLGFLAGAIVGHVLLRRSLRPVSGHVLGPDVIRTVLVTLTASLLAGLVAEVLDRVLGLRMLTDHGAAGSMLRLLVMMLVMLPIIGAVMVRAEVPEAVAAMAAVRRRIGAGGAPIGMPNPPSPDTSVPYAEHNCLPTAGGNVPNDPAAHTPPEHISGGRTPKGAEVADIPSEGAGSRAASRTVAPQQSQRAAEAPESAGNDSLLTPGLSIAGGRYRLLVRHGGTPVLQFWQALDTALDRQVALTFVDPNQTMADDQLTGVLSRTQRLSQINLPGIARVLDVVRVGAGGLVVSEWVRGASLQEVAGTSPSPIGAARAIRSLATAAESAHQNGVALSIDHPARVRVSIDGDVTLAFPATLPDTKPEDDIRGIGATLYALLVNRWPLADAGADVGLEPADRDEAGNPVKPDAINPDIPFQIAAAASHAIQPDGGIRGASTLSNLLQQATALHEQTELLGTVGDEAPAPRPAPAPPDDETRAERRRRVLIGLSIGGAVILVALLVLASVLNRIFGDVNGLDKTELGLSSPSASSQTGTSGPSGIVKPVQVTVFSPGGEADRPQDAGLAIDGNPATAWSTDTYSDPVPFPNFKNGVGLMLQLPKPTVIGTVTLNVSSTGTRVELRSSSTPKPSRLEDTTLLAPAKALQPGSNKITADSASPTSNLLVWISTMGNTGGESRTQISEITVQGAS encoded by the coding sequence GTGAGCACGCCGGCCCAGCAACCCGCACGCCCCGAGCTGTCCGACGCCGCCGTGGTGTCGCGCTCCTGGGGGATGGCTTTGGCGACTCTGGTCAGCCGCATCACCGGTTTCATCCGGGTGGTGCTGTTGGCGGCGATCCTGGGGGCCGCACTGTCGAGCGCCTTCTCGGTGGCCAACCAGTTGCCGAACCAGATCGCCGCCCTGGTGCTGGAGGCGACGTTCACCGCGATCTTCGTGCCGGTGCTGGCCCGAGCTGAACGTGACGACGCCGACGGCGGTGCCGCGTTCGTACGTCGGCTGGTCACGCTGGCCACCGCCCTGCTGCTGGCCACCACCGTCATCTCGGTGGCGGCGGCGCCGATGCTGGTGCGGTTGATGCTGGGCGGCGACCCTCAGGTCAACAAACCGCTGACCATCGCATTCGCCTATCTGCTGCTGCCCCAGGTGATCTGCTACGGGCTGTCCTCGGTGTTCATGGCGATCCTGAACACCCGCAACATCTTCGGGGCGCCCGCCTGGGCGCCGGTGGTCAACAACGTCGTGGCGATCGCCACCCTGGTGGCCTACCTGCTGGTGCCGGGGGAACTGTCGGTCGACCCGGTGCGGATGGGCAACGCCAAGCTACTGGTACTTGGCCTAGGCACCACGGCCGGCGTCGTCGCCCAGACCGCCGTTCTGCTGGTGGCGATCCGGCGGGAGCGGATCAGTCTGCGCCCGCTGTGGGGTATCGACGACCGGCTCAAGCGTTTCGGCACGATGGCCTCGGCGATGGTGCTCTACGTCTTGATCAGCCAGGTCGGCCTGGTGGTGACCAATCAGATCGCCAGCACCGCCGCCGCGTCCGGCCCGGCGATCTACTACTACGCCTGGCTGTTACTGCAGCTGCCGTTCGGGATGATCGGCGTGACGGTGCTGACCGTGGTGATGCCGCGGCTGAGCCGCAACGCCGCCGCCGGCGACGACCCCGCGGTGCTGGCCGATCTGTCCCTGGCCACCCGGCTGATGATGATCACCCTGATTCCGATCGTGGCGCTGATGACCGTCGGCGGCCCGGCGATCGGCAGCGCACTGTTCGCCTACGGCAACTTCGGCAACGTCGACGCGGGATTCCTCGGCGCTGCGGTGGCGATGTCGGCCTTCACGTTGATCCCCTACGCCATGGTGCTGCTGCAGCTGCGGGTGTTCTACGCCCGGGAGCAGCCGTGGACGCCCATCGCCATCATCGTGGTGATCACCGCGGTGAAGATCCTCGCGTCGGTGGCAGCCCCGCACCTGACCGACAATCCCGATCTGGTGGCTGCCTACCTCGGCCTGGCCAACGGCCTGGGCTTTCTCGCGGGCGCGATCGTCGGGCACGTGCTGCTGCGGCGCTCGCTGCGTCCGGTGAGCGGGCATGTGCTGGGGCCGGACGTGATCCGCACCGTGCTGGTGACGTTGACGGCGTCGCTGCTGGCCGGACTGGTCGCCGAGGTGCTGGATCGAGTGCTGGGCCTGCGGATGCTGACCGACCACGGCGCGGCCGGATCGATGCTGCGCCTGCTGGTCATGATGCTGGTGATGTTGCCCATCATCGGGGCGGTCATGGTGCGCGCCGAGGTGCCCGAGGCGGTCGCCGCCATGGCCGCGGTGCGCCGAAGAATCGGTGCCGGCGGAGCCCCGATCGGCATGCCCAACCCGCCATCTCCCGACACGAGCGTCCCGTACGCTGAGCACAACTGTTTGCCCACAGCCGGCGGGAACGTCCCGAACGATCCCGCCGCGCACACGCCGCCGGAACACATCTCCGGTGGCCGGACACCGAAAGGCGCGGAGGTGGCCGACATTCCTTCCGAGGGCGCCGGGTCTCGGGCCGCGTCGCGGACCGTTGCTCCGCAGCAGTCTCAGCGGGCCGCCGAGGCCCCCGAGTCAGCCGGCAACGACAGCTTGCTGACGCCGGGCCTGAGCATCGCCGGCGGCCGCTACCGGCTGCTGGTACGCCACGGCGGCACCCCGGTGCTGCAGTTCTGGCAGGCACTGGACACGGCGCTGGATCGACAGGTCGCGCTGACGTTCGTCGACCCGAATCAGACGATGGCCGATGACCAGCTCACCGGCGTGCTGTCGCGCACCCAGCGGCTCAGCCAGATCAACCTACCCGGCATCGCCCGGGTGCTGGACGTGGTACGCGTCGGCGCGGGCGGGCTCGTGGTCTCCGAATGGGTGCGCGGCGCCTCGCTGCAGGAGGTGGCCGGCACCTCGCCGTCACCGATCGGTGCCGCCCGCGCGATCCGGTCGTTGGCCACCGCGGCCGAATCCGCTCACCAGAATGGCGTGGCCCTGTCGATCGACCACCCGGCCCGGGTCCGGGTCAGCATCGACGGCGACGTCACGCTGGCCTTCCCCGCCACGCTGCCGGACACCAAGCCCGAGGACGACATCCGCGGAATCGGCGCCACCCTGTACGCGCTGCTGGTCAACCGGTGGCCGTTGGCCGATGCCGGGGCCGACGTGGGACTGGAGCCCGCCGACCGCGACGAGGCCGGCAACCCGGTCAAACCCGACGCGATCAACCCGGACATCCCGTTCCAGATCGCCGCGGCAGCCAGCCATGCGATCCAGCCCGACGGTGGGATCCGCGGCGCGTCGACGCTGTCGAACCTGCTGCAGCAGGCCACCGCCCTGCACGAGCAGACCGAGCTGTTGGGCACCGTCGGCGACGAGGCGCCCGCACCCCGTCCGGCACCGGCGCCGCCAGACGACGAGACGCGGGCCGAGCGGCGCCGCCGGGTGCTGATCGGCCTGAGCATCGGCGGGGCCGTCATCCTGGTCGCGCTGCTGGTGCTGGCCTCGGTGCTCAACCGGATCTTCGGCGACGTCAACGGGTTGGACAAGACCGAACTGGGCTTGAGCAGTCCGTCGGCGTCGTCGCAGACGGGCACCTCCGGGCCCAGCGGCATCGTGAAGCCGGTGCAGGTGACGGTCTTCTCCCCCGGCGGTGAGGCGGACCGGCCCCAGGACGCCGGTCTGGCAATCGACGGCAATCCGGCCACCGCTTGGTCGACGGACACTTACTCCGACCCGGTGCCCTTCCCGAACTTCAAGAACGGCGTCGGGCTGATGCTGCAACTGCCCAAGCCCACCGTGATCGGCACTGTCACGCTCAACGTGTCCAGCACCGGCACCCGAGTGGAGCTGCGCTCCTCTTCGACACCGAAGCCATCACGGCTCGAGGACACCACCCTGTTGGCCCCGGCGAAGGCGCTCCAGCCCGGTTCCAACAAGATCACCGCCGATTCGGCGTCTCCGACCTCGAACCTGCTGGTGTGGATCTCCACGATGGGCAACACGGGTGGCGAGAGCCGCACCCAGATCTCCGAGATCACCGTGCAGGGAGCGTCCTAG
- the sigM gene encoding RNA polymerase sigma factor SigM has translation MAHPDRSDAELLAAHVAGDRYAFGELYGRHHRQLRRLARLTTGCPEDAEDALQEAMLSAHRAAGSFRYNAAVGSWLHRIVINACLDRLRRNKISYTELLVTHAIAGDHTAAVETALEVRAALSRLPTDQRAAVVAVDMQGYSVADAAHAFGVAPGTVKSRCARGRARLAVLLGRTHHPGPGAAVRPAVAG, from the coding sequence ATGGCGCACCCGGACCGCAGCGACGCCGAGCTGTTGGCCGCGCATGTCGCCGGTGACCGCTACGCCTTCGGCGAGCTCTATGGCCGCCACCACCGCCAGCTGCGCCGGTTGGCCCGGCTCACCACCGGGTGTCCGGAAGACGCCGAGGATGCGCTGCAGGAGGCGATGTTGTCGGCACACCGGGCGGCAGGATCGTTTCGCTACAACGCCGCCGTCGGTAGCTGGCTGCACCGGATCGTGATCAACGCCTGCCTGGATCGCTTGCGCCGCAACAAGATCTCTTACACCGAACTGCTCGTCACGCACGCCATTGCCGGTGACCACACCGCCGCGGTAGAGACGGCGCTGGAAGTGCGCGCAGCGTTGTCCCGATTGCCCACCGACCAGCGGGCGGCAGTGGTCGCCGTCGATATGCAGGGCTATTCGGTCGCTGATGCCGCCCACGCCTTCGGCGTGGCACCGGGCACTGTCAAGAGTCGCTGCGCCCGCGGTCGCGCGCGGCTGGCCGTCCTGCTCGGACGAACCCATCACCCCGGGCCCGGCGCTGCGGTCCGGCCGGCGGTGGCCGGATAG
- the trxB gene encoding thioredoxin-disulfide reductase, translated as MSETPSTHDVIIIGSGPAGYTAAIYAARAQLAPLVFEGTAFGGALMTTTEVENFPGFRNGIMGPELMDEMREQALRFGADLRMEDIESVDLDGPVKTVVTADGETHQARAVILAMGAAARYLNIPGEQELLGRGVSSCATCDGFFFRDQDIAVIGGGDSAMEEATFLTRFARSVTLVHRREEFRASKIMLNRARENDKIRFLTNSVPVAVEGEATVTGLRVRDTETGAETTLPVTGVFVAIGHDPRSALVRGAVDLDPDGYVLVQQPGSRTSLEGVFAAGDLVDRTYRQAITAAGTGCAAAIDAERWLAESEDAADTAEAHDSGTETLMGAPQ; from the coding sequence ATGTCTGAGACACCATCCACCCACGATGTGATCATCATCGGCTCCGGCCCGGCCGGGTATACCGCCGCGATCTACGCCGCCCGGGCACAACTGGCCCCGCTGGTCTTCGAGGGAACCGCCTTCGGTGGTGCGCTGATGACCACCACCGAGGTGGAGAACTTCCCCGGCTTCCGCAACGGCATCATGGGCCCGGAGCTGATGGACGAGATGCGCGAGCAGGCGCTGCGCTTCGGCGCTGACCTGCGCATGGAGGACATCGAATCGGTGGATCTGGATGGGCCGGTCAAGACCGTCGTCACCGCCGACGGCGAGACGCACCAGGCCCGCGCGGTCATCTTGGCCATGGGCGCTGCCGCCCGCTACCTGAACATCCCCGGTGAGCAGGAACTGCTCGGCCGCGGGGTGAGCTCGTGTGCCACCTGCGACGGGTTCTTCTTCCGCGACCAGGACATCGCCGTGATCGGCGGCGGCGACTCCGCGATGGAAGAGGCCACCTTCTTGACCCGCTTCGCCCGCAGCGTGACGCTGGTGCACCGCCGCGAGGAGTTCCGCGCCTCGAAGATCATGCTCAACCGGGCCCGCGAGAACGACAAGATCCGTTTCCTCACCAACAGCGTCCCGGTGGCCGTGGAGGGTGAGGCGACCGTGACCGGCCTGCGGGTGCGCGACACCGAGACCGGCGCGGAAACCACCCTGCCGGTGACCGGCGTGTTCGTCGCGATCGGCCACGACCCCCGCTCGGCACTGGTGCGTGGCGCCGTCGACCTGGACCCCGACGGCTACGTGCTGGTCCAGCAGCCGGGTTCACGCACCTCCTTGGAGGGGGTGTTCGCGGCCGGCGACCTGGTGGACCGCACCTACCGGCAGGCGATCACCGCGGCCGGTACCGGCTGCGCGGCCGCCATCGACGCCGAACGCTGGCTGGCAGAATCCGAAGACGCGGCCGATACAGCCGAAGCCCACGACAGCGGTACCGAAACCTTGATGGGAGCACCACAGTGA
- the trxA gene encoding thioredoxin → MTDNRTNDHATVNVSDATFAADVLASSKPVLVDFWATWCGPCKMVAPVLEEIAAEQADQLTVAKLDVDANPDTARDFNVVSIPTLILFKDGQPVKRIVGAKGKAALLRELADAT, encoded by the coding sequence GTGACCGACAACCGCACGAACGACCACGCCACGGTGAACGTCTCCGACGCCACCTTCGCCGCCGACGTACTGGCCAGCAGCAAGCCCGTGCTGGTGGACTTCTGGGCGACCTGGTGCGGCCCCTGCAAGATGGTGGCCCCGGTCCTGGAGGAGATCGCCGCCGAGCAGGCTGACCAGCTCACCGTCGCCAAGCTCGACGTGGACGCCAACCCGGACACCGCGCGGGACTTCAACGTGGTCTCGATCCCCACCTTGATCCTGTTCAAGGACGGTCAGCCGGTGAAGCGGATCGTGGGAGCCAAGGGCAAAGCCGCGCTGTTGCGAGAGCTCGCCGACGCGACCTAG